A stretch of Microbacterium sp. LWH3-1.2 DNA encodes these proteins:
- a CDS encoding RidA family protein — MAATPGYAYASVIPARASVVHLAGACPLDADGTIVPVGDFAGQATKCIENMLVALDAAGATISDIAYTRVLVASSKNDDLGMVWAVVRDAFAGHEVPSTLFGVAALGFENQLVEIEAVAGIAE; from the coding sequence TTGGCTGCGACTCCCGGCTATGCATACGCCTCCGTCATCCCGGCTCGGGCCAGCGTCGTTCACCTCGCGGGCGCATGCCCGCTTGACGCTGACGGCACGATCGTGCCGGTCGGCGACTTCGCCGGTCAGGCGACGAAGTGCATCGAGAACATGTTGGTCGCATTGGACGCCGCGGGCGCCACGATCTCCGACATTGCGTACACTCGCGTGCTCGTCGCATCCTCTAAGAACGACGATCTCGGGATGGTGTGGGCCGTCGTGCGAGATGCCTTCGCCGGCCATGAAGTGCCGAGCACATTGTTCGGCGTCGCCGCACTCGGCTTCGAGAACCAGCTCGTAGAGATCGAGGCAGTCGCGGGCATCGCCGAGTAG
- a CDS encoding SDR family NAD(P)-dependent oxidoreductase, which translates to MSGTLAVIGGTSGIGRQVVLESASKSDRIIAVGRDARRGERLEREASGASFVAGDLSTVEGTIRITAELARRGPIETLVLAAGVMPRRRVLTPDGFELNFAVHHVAQYVLLAHVRSFLAPDATIVSVNSAGHHAPLMGSGPVRLEWSDLEAAGGYDPFMAYSRGKLAALMTVFAFDRRSGSEFTINALHPGMVRTRIGRDFPRAQVALANAMSISVAKGAAPVLHLMDAGRSAGCGSYFDRFTRAAPSAASLDRDDQERLIAITAERTGISFD; encoded by the coding sequence ATGAGCGGGACGCTTGCCGTCATAGGCGGGACCAGCGGCATCGGCCGTCAGGTCGTGCTCGAGTCGGCGTCGAAGTCCGACCGGATCATCGCGGTCGGCCGCGACGCACGTCGCGGCGAACGCCTCGAACGGGAGGCGTCGGGCGCGTCGTTCGTCGCCGGTGACCTCTCGACGGTCGAAGGGACCATTCGTATCACCGCCGAGCTGGCACGCCGGGGGCCGATCGAAACCCTGGTCCTCGCGGCAGGCGTCATGCCGCGTCGACGAGTTCTTACGCCCGACGGCTTCGAACTGAACTTCGCAGTCCACCATGTCGCGCAGTACGTGCTCCTCGCGCACGTGCGGAGTTTCCTTGCGCCGGACGCGACGATCGTGTCTGTCAACTCCGCCGGCCACCACGCGCCGCTCATGGGCTCGGGTCCCGTGCGGCTCGAATGGTCCGACCTCGAAGCGGCCGGAGGCTACGACCCGTTCATGGCGTACAGCCGCGGCAAGCTCGCCGCGCTGATGACGGTATTCGCGTTCGACCGCCGCTCCGGGTCCGAGTTCACCATCAACGCCCTGCACCCGGGCATGGTGCGGACCCGGATCGGTCGTGACTTCCCGAGAGCGCAGGTGGCTCTCGCGAACGCGATGTCGATCTCAGTCGCGAAGGGTGCCGCACCCGTGCTCCACCTGATGGATGCCGGTCGTAGTGCAGGATGCGGGAGCTACTTCGACCGTTTCACGCGGGCCGCGCCGTCGGCAGCATCTCTCGACCGCGACGACCAGGAGCGGCTCATCGCGATCACGGCCGAGCGCACCGGCATCAGCTTCGACTAG
- a CDS encoding DUF4279 domain-containing protein, with product MIQSGRASLVVVSSETDPAVISEMLALTPTRVEHKGTVARSGRVRENHVWSLDVDSLDNTGDDQTGTRALRALLMRSDPAFGRVTDLPTDCDARIWWSLDSDSTQGGFFLPADLADSISALGVDIYATVYLDEGEE from the coding sequence ATGATTCAGTCCGGCCGAGCGTCGCTGGTTGTGGTTTCCAGCGAGACGGATCCCGCTGTCATATCGGAGATGCTTGCGCTCACGCCGACCAGGGTCGAGCACAAGGGCACGGTGGCCCGCTCCGGTCGCGTCCGCGAGAACCACGTCTGGTCGCTCGACGTCGACTCACTCGACAACACCGGCGACGACCAAACCGGTACGCGAGCCCTAAGAGCGCTTCTCATGCGCAGCGATCCGGCGTTCGGGCGGGTCACGGACTTGCCGACGGACTGCGATGCCCGGATCTGGTGGTCGCTCGATTCAGACTCGACGCAAGGCGGGTTCTTTCTCCCAGCGGACTTGGCCGACAGTATCTCGGCGCTCGGTGTCGACATTTACGCAACGGTCTACCTGGATGAAGGTGAAGAGTGA
- a CDS encoding SDR family NAD(P)-dependent oxidoreductase: MAKNGGAVFITGAAGGIGSAAARRLAGLGRTVFAGVRKAADARAFDGVSGVVPIVVDVLDEESITRAAAEVERRLGGAKLGAVVNNAGIIVQGPVELVPPSELERQFRVNVYGPASVIRAFGPRIRKDAARVVNVSAPTARRAVPHLGPISASKAALESLSTALRVELAPWGCDVVIVEPTAASTAVFSKADAAAADALGTLPAPVIRAYQGQLTAVAEASAGQKLADPDDVAKVLVEAITARRPKTVYYAGRGANVLPMLSRLPDRLGDRVIAGNFGLSARVAR; this comes from the coding sequence ATGGCAAAGAACGGTGGAGCGGTCTTCATCACGGGCGCGGCGGGCGGCATCGGCAGCGCGGCGGCACGGCGGTTGGCGGGGCTCGGGCGCACGGTCTTCGCAGGCGTGCGGAAGGCAGCGGATGCGCGGGCGTTCGACGGCGTGAGCGGGGTTGTGCCGATCGTCGTCGATGTGCTCGACGAGGAGTCGATCACCCGCGCCGCCGCCGAGGTGGAACGTCGGCTCGGCGGCGCGAAGCTCGGTGCAGTCGTGAACAACGCGGGGATCATCGTGCAGGGGCCGGTCGAGCTCGTGCCGCCGAGCGAGCTCGAGCGGCAGTTCCGCGTGAACGTCTACGGGCCGGCATCCGTCATCCGCGCGTTCGGCCCGCGCATCAGGAAGGATGCTGCCCGCGTCGTGAACGTGAGCGCGCCGACCGCGCGCCGCGCGGTGCCGCACCTCGGCCCGATCTCGGCGAGTAAGGCCGCGCTCGAGTCGCTCTCGACCGCGCTGCGCGTCGAGCTCGCGCCATGGGGCTGCGACGTCGTGATCGTCGAGCCGACCGCCGCGTCGACCGCGGTCTTCAGCAAGGCGGATGCCGCGGCGGCCGACGCGCTCGGCACCCTCCCGGCGCCGGTGATCCGGGCGTATCAGGGGCAGCTGACGGCGGTCGCCGAAGCATCCGCCGGCCAGAAGCTCGCCGACCCCGACGACGTCGCGAAGGTGCTCGTCGAGGCGATCACTGCTCGCCGCCCGAAGACCGTGTACTACGCCGGCCGCGGCGCGAACGTGCTGCCGATGCTCTCGCGCCTGCCCGACCGGCTCGGCGATCGCGTGATCGCCGGCAATTTCGGTCTCTCGGCGCGCGTCGCGCGATGA
- a CDS encoding NIPSNAP family protein codes for MITVHLRYEIDPDKLDDFIEYGRAWIRLVKKLGGQHHGYFMPSEGDSDEAFALFTFPSLADYEVYRIASKTDPQCQEAFELARTTGCIRRYERRFLSPVFS; via the coding sequence ATGATCACTGTTCATCTCCGCTACGAGATCGATCCCGACAAGCTCGACGACTTCATCGAGTACGGCCGCGCGTGGATCCGACTTGTCAAGAAACTCGGTGGCCAGCACCACGGCTACTTCATGCCGAGCGAGGGCGACAGCGACGAGGCGTTTGCGCTGTTCACATTTCCGTCGCTGGCCGACTACGAGGTCTACCGGATTGCCTCGAAGACGGATCCCCAATGTCAGGAGGCGTTCGAGCTCGCGCGCACGACCGGGTGCATCCGTCGCTACGAACGTCGGTTCCTATCTCCCGTGTTCTCTTAG
- a CDS encoding PadR family transcriptional regulator, whose amino-acid sequence MSLKHGLLGLLSEAPASGYDLTKRFEELLSAVWPAKHPQIYLELGRLHADELIAIDSEGARSRKVYRITDAGTAELHRWLLSEPDHTLRSEPLLRSFFFWQLTPPELLGVATAEAEYYRGVRDAYARMASAKDAAGLSADGPGRSVRVTLEAGVRLYSALAEWAEWVKATGGNERDGAIGGG is encoded by the coding sequence ATGTCGTTGAAGCACGGGTTGCTCGGACTGCTCAGCGAGGCGCCCGCGAGCGGCTACGACCTGACGAAGCGATTCGAGGAGCTGCTCAGCGCGGTCTGGCCGGCGAAGCATCCGCAGATCTACCTCGAGCTCGGCCGACTGCATGCCGACGAGCTCATCGCCATCGACAGTGAGGGAGCGCGCTCGCGAAAGGTCTATCGCATCACCGATGCCGGCACCGCGGAGCTGCACCGCTGGCTCCTCTCGGAGCCCGACCACACCCTGCGTTCCGAGCCCCTCCTGCGCTCGTTCTTCTTCTGGCAGCTCACGCCGCCCGAGCTGCTCGGCGTCGCGACGGCCGAGGCCGAGTACTACCGCGGGGTGCGCGACGCCTATGCCCGCATGGCGAGCGCGAAGGATGCCGCCGGGCTCAGCGCCGACGGCCCCGGGCGGTCAGTGCGGGTGACGCTCGAAGCCGGAGTGCGGCTCTACTCGGCGCTCGCCGAGTGGGCCGAGTGGGTCAAGGCGACCGGCGGGAACGAGCGGGACGGCGCCATCGGCGGCGGCTGA
- a CDS encoding VanZ family protein has product MTSSTRQPSHRGRGILILAFTVYLALLAWVVLWKLEVPWIGDAAGMARPFKLVPFVPSGDAGASTPVEMLINLILFVPFGLFVGALAPTWPWWKTGAAALTTSLALETMQHLISTGSFDTTDLIVNTAGGLIGWAIFVAVRRAAGERAPVVMSRLCIAVSALTVIAVIAFVASPLAYGPQRDVVVERSGPTP; this is encoded by the coding sequence GTGACATCGTCGACCCGGCAGCCATCGCACCGCGGCCGCGGCATCCTGATCCTCGCCTTCACGGTGTATCTCGCGCTCCTCGCCTGGGTGGTGCTGTGGAAGCTCGAGGTGCCATGGATCGGCGATGCCGCAGGCATGGCCAGGCCGTTCAAGCTTGTCCCGTTCGTGCCGAGCGGAGACGCCGGCGCGAGCACGCCCGTCGAGATGCTGATCAACCTCATCCTCTTCGTGCCCTTCGGGCTGTTCGTCGGCGCGCTCGCACCGACCTGGCCCTGGTGGAAGACCGGCGCCGCCGCGCTGACCACCAGCCTCGCGCTGGAAACGATGCAGCATCTCATCTCGACGGGCAGCTTCGACACCACCGACCTCATCGTCAACACCGCCGGCGGCCTCATCGGCTGGGCCATATTCGTCGCCGTGCGCCGCGCAGCGGGTGAACGCGCGCCGGTCGTGATGTCACGCCTATGCATTGCTGTGTCGGCGCTCACCGTCATCGCCGTCATCGCGTTCGTCGCGTCTCCCCTTGCCTACGGGCCGCAGCGCGACGTCGTCGTGGAACGGTCAGGTCCGACGCCGTAG
- a CDS encoding DUF4259 domain-containing protein: MGAWSAEPFGNDTAADWAWELDEAENWDLVLDAFTGVLEEEPATIDADVASIAIAAAEVVAHASGSPTQSDVYTESVTAFVKRLPDPPHGIVSVALSALDIAASPQGELAALWSDGGSDDWTTAIARVRESLSAAR; this comes from the coding sequence ATGGGTGCATGGAGTGCAGAGCCGTTCGGCAACGACACCGCGGCCGACTGGGCCTGGGAACTGGACGAGGCAGAGAATTGGGATCTTGTCCTTGACGCGTTCACTGGTGTCCTCGAAGAGGAACCGGCAACGATCGACGCGGATGTAGCGAGTATCGCGATCGCAGCGGCCGAGGTCGTCGCGCACGCCAGCGGCAGCCCCACTCAGTCCGACGTCTATACGGAGAGCGTCACCGCGTTCGTGAAGCGCCTTCCGGATCCGCCACACGGCATCGTGTCGGTCGCCCTGAGCGCACTCGACATCGCTGCATCGCCGCAAGGCGAGCTCGCTGCGCTGTGGAGTGACGGCGGATCCGACGACTGGACGACCGCAATCGCGCGAGTCCGCGAGAGTCTCTCCGCCGCCCGATAG
- a CDS encoding 2'-5' RNA ligase family protein, whose translation MKELTPPQLFVVVALFRPVGIGTSFDRRQWPAHVTLASNFVVTEHGDRLARAVSEACAAYRPLSVRFAAVPCSVAMRLSLQLVDSADLPEMHERLADVLEVMPGFVATDPDYWRAGYRPHMTQVPTVTVRDGDIKQMAYIAVAALNENTTVTTALALSHESEGA comes from the coding sequence GTGAAAGAGCTCACTCCCCCGCAACTCTTCGTTGTGGTCGCGCTCTTTCGCCCGGTCGGCATCGGAACGAGCTTTGACCGTCGCCAGTGGCCGGCGCACGTCACGCTCGCGTCAAACTTCGTAGTCACGGAGCACGGCGACAGACTCGCCCGCGCGGTGAGTGAAGCATGTGCTGCCTACAGACCGCTATCGGTTCGCTTCGCAGCCGTACCATGTTCGGTCGCGATGAGACTGTCCCTGCAGCTCGTGGACTCCGCCGACCTACCCGAGATGCATGAGCGCCTCGCCGATGTCCTGGAAGTCATGCCCGGTTTTGTCGCAACCGACCCCGATTACTGGCGTGCCGGGTACCGTCCTCACATGACCCAGGTGCCGACCGTCACCGTCCGCGACGGCGACATCAAGCAGATGGCGTACATTGCTGTCGCCGCGCTGAATGAGAACACAACCGTCACCACAGCTCTCGCCCTTTCGCACGAGTCCGAGGGCGCGTGA